The following proteins are encoded in a genomic region of Limosilactobacillus reuteri subsp. reuteri:
- a CDS encoding LTA synthase family protein, with translation MKKLSKFVDTRIGFFTLLVILFWLKTLFAYFTDFKLGVTGIFQYLILIFNPLATTFFIYSLAFYFKRSRFFYPVIMGLDIANTLLLYLNVIYYREFTDFMTIATMTGYSKVNQGLSGSSLALTNFHDVFYWLDIVVILILMLCKVIKFDPRAIGTRLAFAFSSVGLVLFGVNLSFAEMSRPQLLSRTFDRSYIVKYLGIDTFTGYDLVKSQHINNMRQSATKPELLKVKKFTDKHYAPANPQMYGIAKGRNVIIIHLESFQQFLINKKINGQEVTPFLNSLYNGKDTYSFDNFFHQVGQGKTSDAENLLETSTFGLPQGSLFATLGSDNTFQGAPAILNQRAGYTSAVFHGNVASFWNRNNVYKNLGYQYFFDASYYDTSGDKATGYGLKDKLLFKNSIKYLQSLQQPFYAKYITVTNHFPYTLDDEDKDPNFQTTNTGDSNVDNYFVTAHYLDQSIQEFFNYLQKTGLDKKSIIMIYGDHYGISNSENTSLASVLGKSADDWTDFDNAQLQRVPLMFVIPGTGHGKVYHTYGGEVDVLPTLLHLLGISSKRYIQFGTDLFSSKHNQVVAFRNRDFVTPTYTSVGGTIYSNKTGKEAKLTKKQQEKLKKDQEFVNEELTLSDSLNEKNLLRFYHPKGFKNVNPADYNYSNGLKRAQRIEKKKGIKSTSIYSENGDRSTVDDYSTDAPEQNHSSTDSNRIKITNPDANNK, from the coding sequence ATGAAAAAATTAAGCAAATTTGTGGATACTAGGATTGGTTTTTTCACCCTCCTAGTTATCCTTTTTTGGTTAAAGACCCTGTTTGCTTACTTTACTGACTTTAAGCTTGGCGTTACGGGAATTTTTCAATACCTTATCTTAATTTTTAACCCGTTAGCGACTACCTTTTTTATTTACAGTTTAGCATTCTACTTTAAGCGTTCGCGGTTCTTCTACCCGGTTATTATGGGCTTAGACATTGCGAACACATTATTACTCTATTTAAATGTCATCTATTATCGTGAATTTACCGATTTTATGACAATTGCTACGATGACTGGTTATTCAAAAGTTAATCAAGGTTTAAGTGGTAGTTCACTTGCCCTCACTAACTTCCATGATGTCTTTTACTGGTTAGATATCGTCGTAATTCTTATTTTAATGCTCTGTAAAGTTATCAAATTTGATCCACGAGCAATTGGAACACGGTTAGCATTCGCATTTAGCTCCGTTGGTCTTGTCTTATTTGGGGTTAATTTGTCTTTTGCGGAAATGAGCCGCCCTCAATTGCTCAGCCGGACATTCGATCGTTCTTACATTGTAAAATATCTTGGTATTGATACTTTCACTGGTTATGATTTAGTAAAATCACAACATATTAATAATATGCGACAAAGTGCTACTAAACCTGAACTACTAAAAGTTAAAAAATTCACCGATAAGCACTACGCTCCGGCTAATCCCCAAATGTATGGAATCGCCAAGGGCCGTAACGTGATTATCATCCACCTTGAAAGTTTCCAACAATTTTTAATTAACAAGAAGATCAACGGTCAAGAAGTTACCCCATTCCTTAACTCACTTTATAACGGCAAGGATACCTACTCGTTTGATAATTTCTTCCACCAAGTCGGTCAAGGTAAAACCAGCGATGCAGAAAACCTCTTAGAGACTAGTACATTTGGATTGCCACAAGGATCATTATTTGCCACGTTAGGAAGCGACAACACTTTCCAAGGCGCTCCAGCTATTCTTAATCAACGTGCCGGTTACACGAGCGCTGTTTTCCACGGAAATGTCGCTAGTTTCTGGAACCGCAATAATGTATACAAGAATTTAGGTTACCAATACTTCTTTGATGCTAGTTATTACGATACTTCTGGAGACAAGGCTACCGGATATGGACTTAAAGATAAGTTATTATTCAAAAACTCAATCAAGTATCTCCAAAGTTTACAGCAGCCATTCTATGCTAAATATATCACTGTTACTAACCACTTCCCTTACACGCTTGATGACGAAGATAAGGATCCTAACTTCCAAACAACTAATACTGGGGATAGTAACGTTGATAATTACTTTGTAACAGCCCATTATCTTGATCAATCAATCCAAGAATTCTTTAATTATCTTCAAAAGACTGGACTTGATAAGAAATCAATTATTATGATTTATGGTGATCATTATGGGATTTCAAACAGCGAAAATACTTCCTTAGCAAGTGTTCTTGGAAAGAGTGCAGATGATTGGACTGACTTTGATAATGCTCAGCTTCAACGTGTACCACTAATGTTTGTCATCCCTGGTACGGGGCATGGAAAGGTTTACCATACCTATGGTGGAGAAGTGGATGTTCTTCCAACCCTCCTTCACTTGTTAGGAATTAGCAGCAAACGCTACATTCAGTTTGGAACTGATCTCTTCTCTAGCAAGCATAATCAAGTAGTTGCCTTCCGTAATCGAGATTTTGTTACCCCAACTTATACTAGTGTGGGCGGAACAATCTACAGTAATAAGACTGGTAAAGAAGCTAAACTTACCAAGAAGCAACAAGAGAAGTTAAAGAAAGATCAAGAGTTTGTAAATGAGGAATTGACTCTTTCTGATTCGTTAAACGAAAAGAATCTCTTGCGGTTCTACCATCCAAAAGGGTTTAAAAACGTTAACCCAGCTGATTACAATTATTCAAATGGTCTAAAACGAGCACAGCGAATTGAAAAGAAGAAGGGAATTAAATCAACAAGTATTTACTCAGAAAATGGTGACCGTTCAACTGTAGATGACTACAGCACTGACGCCCCTGAGCAAAACCACTCTTCCACTGATTCCAACCGTATTAAGATTACTAATCCAGATGCGAATAATAAGTAG
- the hisS gene encoding histidine--tRNA ligase yields the protein MAKAKVNYQRPRGTVDILPGESELWQKVENIARNTFAEFGYSEIRTPMFEDYNVFARNVGDTSDIVEKQMYDFHDKGERHVALRPEGTAGVVRAYVQNKLFGPEYPKPYKVYYMGPMFRYERPESGRQRQFTQIGCEALNSESPQIDAEVILEALMFFKRLGITELRVAINTLGDKETRDNYRQALIDYLKPHYDELSDDSKERLYKNPLRVLDSKDETDKKIVANAPSILDSLSGYSAKYFDSVKKILDKFNVDYVVDNEMVRGLDYYTHTIFEIMSNSPVFGGGYTTICGGGRYNGLISQIGGPDEGGIGYGIGVERLLLLLREENKSFIPQPGLDLFFVTVGEKADNFAFELMEPLRTMGIKVDKDYQGLKVGTQIKEASRRNSRYFAVIGDKEILSKEIELNFTESDSSEEGKKVSIDELLGNPEKYLK from the coding sequence ATGGCAAAAGCTAAAGTTAATTATCAACGTCCACGTGGGACGGTTGATATTTTGCCTGGCGAAAGTGAACTATGGCAAAAAGTCGAAAATATTGCACGCAATACATTTGCAGAATTTGGTTATTCAGAAATTCGGACACCAATGTTTGAAGATTATAATGTCTTTGCGAGAAATGTTGGTGATACCTCTGATATTGTAGAGAAGCAAATGTATGATTTCCATGATAAGGGTGAACGGCATGTAGCTTTAAGACCAGAAGGAACAGCTGGAGTGGTTCGAGCATATGTTCAAAATAAGTTATTTGGGCCGGAATACCCTAAGCCGTATAAGGTTTACTATATGGGACCAATGTTCCGCTATGAGAGACCAGAATCAGGACGTCAACGGCAATTCACTCAAATTGGTTGTGAAGCATTAAATAGTGAATCTCCGCAAATTGATGCTGAAGTTATTTTAGAAGCATTGATGTTCTTTAAGCGACTTGGCATTACGGAATTACGTGTTGCTATTAACACCCTTGGGGATAAAGAAACCCGAGATAACTATCGTCAAGCTTTAATTGATTATCTAAAACCCCATTATGATGAACTTAGTGATGATTCTAAGGAACGTCTCTACAAAAACCCATTACGTGTCCTTGATAGTAAAGATGAAACAGATAAGAAGATCGTAGCAAATGCTCCTTCAATTCTTGATTCATTGAGTGGTTATTCTGCCAAGTACTTTGATTCTGTTAAAAAAATCCTTGATAAATTTAATGTTGACTACGTTGTTGATAATGAAATGGTTCGGGGATTAGATTACTATACTCACACTATTTTTGAAATCATGTCTAATTCACCAGTATTTGGTGGCGGCTATACGACAATTTGTGGTGGAGGTCGTTACAATGGATTGATTTCGCAAATCGGTGGACCTGATGAAGGTGGTATTGGATATGGAATTGGGGTTGAACGTCTCCTCCTCTTATTAAGAGAGGAAAATAAGAGCTTCATTCCACAACCAGGTCTTGACTTATTCTTTGTTACGGTAGGTGAGAAAGCAGATAATTTTGCTTTTGAATTAATGGAGCCACTTCGCACCATGGGAATTAAAGTCGATAAAGACTACCAAGGATTAAAGGTTGGAACTCAGATTAAAGAAGCAAGTCGACGAAACAGTAGGTACTTTGCCGTTATTGGTGATAAGGAAATATTATCAAAAGAAATTGAATTAAACTTCACTGAATCGGACAGCAGTGAAGAAGGTAAGAAAGTTTCTATTGATGAACTCTTAGGCAATCCAGAAAAGTACTTAAAGTAA
- a CDS encoding histidine phosphatase family protein — translation MTKLNIYLVRHGQTFFNIYNKLQGWSNSPLTMKGKEDAKVAGEKLQNIHFDGAFCSDLSRAMETAQVILNLNNANSVAHPVTAPYFREEFYGSYEGTNMDLAWYNAGAPHGFKNFREIVTAYSIGQAKDWLKDADPFHDAENNEEYWQRMDKGIELIRNADLPDDANVLWVSHGNTVLSLVERFGHGKYDVTERPANGSLTRATLTDNDMKIVEYNK, via the coding sequence ATGACTAAATTGAATATTTATCTTGTTCGCCATGGACAGACTTTCTTTAATATTTACAATAAATTGCAAGGGTGGAGTAATTCTCCACTAACTATGAAGGGGAAAGAAGATGCAAAGGTAGCTGGTGAGAAGTTGCAAAATATTCACTTTGATGGTGCCTTTTGTAGTGACCTTTCCCGAGCCATGGAAACAGCACAAGTGATTTTAAATCTTAATAACGCTAATTCTGTAGCTCATCCAGTCACCGCGCCTTATTTTCGGGAAGAGTTTTATGGATCATATGAAGGAACGAATATGGACCTTGCTTGGTACAACGCGGGTGCCCCTCATGGCTTTAAGAACTTCCGTGAAATTGTAACCGCATATTCCATCGGTCAAGCCAAAGACTGGTTAAAGGATGCTGATCCATTTCATGATGCCGAAAATAATGAAGAGTATTGGCAACGAATGGATAAAGGCATTGAATTAATTAGAAATGCTGATTTACCTGACGACGCAAATGTTTTATGGGTAAGTCATGGGAATACTGTTTTAAGCTTAGTCGAACGTTTTGGTCATGGAAAGTATGATGTGACTGAGCGTCCAGCAAATGGAAGTCTGACGCGTGCAACGCTGACTGATAATGATATGAAAATTGTTGAATATAATAAGTAG
- the nhaC gene encoding Na+/H+ antiporter NhaC: protein MKSIRFKEAVTLLLIMLIILGTAVIKFGLSPQIPVLFVIALLIFWVKFRGASWDEIHKGIQEGIATAIIPIFIFILIGALIAVWIQAGVIPTIMIVGFKLISSQFFVPSTFIVCSLVGLSIGSGFTTISTIGIALFGMGVALNANPALVAGAIISGAVFGDKMSPLSDSTNLASAIAGSDLFAHIKNMMWSTIPSFIVSLILFWFFGNSSSHMSAGKIAHTMAILNQQFTISWWALLPIALMFICAWRHIPAIPTLFINIIVTVVMIFFQKPGTSLQSLAKLISDGFVAHTSDATVNTLLTRGGISSMMGTVSLIIVTLSLGGILMKFNIVQSAMKPLVDHLHKPGSLITVTILSGIGINLFVGEQYLSVILPGKAFKGAFDKMGLSPLALSRVLEDGGSVINYLIPWGVAGSFAASTLGVPVLHFLPFAFFSLFSPVFSILSGVTGIGLKWQKGKQLKGA, encoded by the coding sequence ATGAAGAGTATTCGTTTTAAAGAGGCAGTAACCCTCTTACTTATCATGCTAATAATTTTAGGGACTGCCGTGATTAAGTTTGGCTTGTCACCACAGATCCCCGTCCTATTTGTCATAGCTTTACTTATTTTTTGGGTCAAGTTTCGTGGTGCTAGTTGGGACGAGATTCATAAAGGTATCCAAGAAGGAATCGCTACCGCAATCATCCCCATCTTTATCTTTATCCTTATTGGTGCATTAATTGCCGTTTGGATTCAAGCTGGAGTCATCCCTACAATTATGATTGTCGGCTTCAAACTGATTAGCAGTCAATTTTTTGTCCCATCAACATTCATTGTCTGTTCTTTAGTCGGTCTATCCATTGGTAGTGGTTTTACAACTATTTCGACAATCGGAATTGCCTTATTTGGAATGGGAGTTGCACTTAATGCTAATCCTGCGCTAGTAGCGGGTGCGATCATTTCGGGAGCTGTTTTTGGTGATAAAATGTCGCCGCTCTCTGATTCAACTAATCTTGCCTCTGCAATCGCAGGCAGTGACCTTTTCGCCCATATCAAGAATATGATGTGGTCAACGATTCCTTCTTTTATCGTTTCGCTAATTCTATTCTGGTTCTTTGGTAATTCCAGTTCCCATATGAGCGCCGGTAAGATCGCCCACACAATGGCTATCCTTAATCAACAATTTACGATTTCATGGTGGGCCCTATTACCAATCGCCTTAATGTTTATCTGTGCATGGCGCCACATTCCAGCCATCCCAACCTTATTTATCAATATCATCGTTACAGTAGTCATGATCTTCTTCCAAAAGCCAGGAACCTCTCTTCAATCCCTCGCTAAATTAATTAGTGATGGCTTCGTTGCTCACACTAGCGATGCAACTGTTAATACGCTGCTTACCCGTGGTGGGATTAGCAGTATGATGGGAACAGTTTCCCTGATCATCGTTACCCTTTCGCTTGGGGGAATTTTGATGAAGTTTAACATTGTTCAGTCAGCAATGAAGCCGCTTGTTGACCACCTTCATAAGCCTGGTAGCCTTATTACTGTTACAATTCTTTCGGGTATTGGAATCAATCTTTTTGTTGGGGAGCAATACCTTTCCGTTATTCTTCCAGGTAAGGCATTTAAGGGTGCGTTTGATAAAATGGGTCTTTCACCATTAGCCCTTAGTCGTGTCCTTGAAGATGGTGGAAGTGTTATTAACTACTTAATCCCATGGGGAGTTGCCGGATCATTCGCCGCCTCAACCCTTGGTGTACCAGTCCTTCACTTCCTACCATTTGCTTTCTTTAGTCTGTTTTCACCAGTTTTCTCAATTTTAAGTGGAGTTACTGGAATTGGTTTGAAGTGGCAAAAAGGAAAGCAATTAAAAGGAGCGTAA
- the hdcA gene encoding histidine decarboxylase, pyruvoyl type translates to MSELDTKLHKLGVDRIAISPYKQWSRGYMEPGNIGNGYVTGLKVDAGVRDKTDDEVLDGIVSYDRAETKNAYIGQINMTTASSFTGPQGHCIGYDLLRNPEVDTAEPLFTVKQWDGSELPIYDAKPLQDSLVEYFGTNDNRRHYPAPGSFIVCANKGVTAERPMNDSDMKPGQGYGVWSAIALSFAKDPAKDSSMFIEDAGVWETPNEDELIEYLKGRRKAIAKSIAECGQDANTSFKGSWIGFAHAMMEPGQIGNAITVAPYVSMPVDSIPGGSILTPDTDMDIMENLTMPKWLDKMGYKSLTANGAIKY, encoded by the coding sequence ATGTCCGAATTAGATACAAAGCTTCATAAACTTGGCGTTGACCGTATTGCAATTAGTCCATATAAGCAATGGAGTCGTGGTTACATGGAACCAGGTAATATTGGTAATGGTTATGTAACTGGTTTGAAGGTTGATGCTGGTGTTCGTGACAAAACAGATGATGAAGTTTTAGATGGAATTGTTTCTTATGACCGTGCAGAAACTAAGAATGCTTACATTGGTCAGATTAACATGACCACTGCATCATCTTTTACTGGTCCTCAAGGTCATTGCATTGGGTATGATCTTTTGAGAAATCCAGAAGTTGATACTGCTGAACCACTGTTTACTGTAAAGCAATGGGATGGTAGTGAACTTCCAATCTATGATGCTAAACCATTACAAGATTCCTTAGTTGAATACTTTGGCACTAACGATAACCGTCGTCACTATCCAGCTCCAGGTTCATTCATTGTTTGTGCTAATAAGGGTGTTACTGCAGAACGTCCAATGAATGATTCAGACATGAAACCGGGTCAAGGATATGGTGTATGGTCAGCCATTGCTCTTTCATTCGCTAAGGATCCTGCAAAAGATTCGAGTATGTTTATTGAAGATGCTGGTGTATGGGAAACACCTAATGAAGATGAATTAATTGAATACCTTAAGGGTCGTCGTAAGGCAATTGCTAAGTCAATTGCTGAGTGTGGTCAAGATGCTAATACCTCATTCAAGGGTTCATGGATCGGCTTTGCTCATGCAATGATGGAACCAGGTCAAATTGGTAATGCAATTACCGTAGCACCTTACGTTTCAATGCCGGTTGATTCTATCCCAGGCGGTTCAATCTTAACACCAGATACTGACATGGATATTATGGAAAACTTAACAATGCCTAAGTGGCTCGATAAGATGGGATATAAGTCGTTAACTGCTAACGGCGCTATTAAGTACTAA
- the hdcB gene encoding histidine decarboxylase maturation protein HdcB, translated as MTDNYSINMQRINKVIPNTLVTDVFKRTLKKLQDRISQIIVNDGQDGKEILMTSIHNFYRYANGEMTLYKKDSVKKVEFVKGTPHGKVIIKFYDFSDLKLNDIVYGRAFDFIQDIKPKEINHAGYDNTIRGEFPQLLDPDHAEEIDRLRRWMQDGHISHYEYDDANPVYPKAGK; from the coding sequence ATGACAGATAATTATAGTATAAACATGCAACGGATTAATAAAGTCATTCCTAATACATTGGTTACCGATGTATTTAAGAGGACATTAAAAAAACTGCAAGATCGGATATCACAAATTATAGTAAATGATGGCCAGGACGGAAAAGAAATTTTAATGACTTCAATTCACAACTTCTATAGATATGCTAATGGTGAGATGACACTATATAAAAAGGATAGTGTAAAGAAGGTTGAATTCGTCAAGGGAACGCCTCACGGTAAGGTGATTATCAAATTTTATGATTTTAGTGATCTTAAATTAAATGATATTGTTTATGGCCGTGCTTTTGATTTTATTCAAGACATTAAGCCTAAAGAAATCAATCATGCTGGTTACGATAATACTATTCGTGGAGAATTTCCACAGTTGTTGGACCCTGATCATGCAGAAGAAATTGATCGCTTAAGACGTTGGATGCAAGATGGACACATTAGTCATTACGAATATGATGATGCGAACCCAGTCTACCCTAAAGCTGGGAAATAA
- a CDS encoding YfcC family protein: MMGEATAGKKHRFKLKMPGAFTILFFLTVIAVMLTWIVPAGSYSKLAYVNNHLQVTQPTGEKVSYPATQATLDKLHIQIDVDQFKSGAINKPISVPGTYKRLAQHPASVSDIFSSMVDGTIESVDIMIFILVLGGLIGVVKASGAFESGLAALSTKTKGKEFILVFLVTVLLALGGTLCGIEEEAVAFYPILAPVFIAMGYDSIVCVGAIFLASSLGTTFSVINPFSVVIASNAAGTTFTQGMAGRIFGLVIAVTCLLFYLHWYARKVQQNPQFSYSYDDRDKFDQMWGMATSEEKDQRFTLKKKIILILFACAFPIMIWGVMAKGWAFPNMASAFLTIAIIIIFLTCFGRQDGLGEYKTTTAFSDGAASLVGVSLIIGLARGINKVLNDGYISDTILYASSKMVAHMNGSFFIIVMMLVFFVLGFIVPSSSGLAVLAMPILAPLADTVHIPRYTVVTAYQFGQYAMLFLAPTGLVMATLQMLDMRYSHWLRFVWPVVVFVLIFGGGLLVTEVLIAG; this comes from the coding sequence ATGATGGGAGAAGCAACAGCAGGGAAAAAGCATCGGTTTAAGTTAAAAATGCCAGGTGCATTTACAATTTTATTCTTTCTGACAGTGATCGCAGTAATGCTTACTTGGATTGTTCCAGCGGGAAGTTATTCTAAGCTAGCATATGTTAATAATCATCTCCAAGTAACGCAACCAACTGGAGAAAAAGTTAGTTATCCTGCGACACAGGCAACATTAGATAAATTGCACATTCAAATTGATGTCGACCAGTTTAAATCAGGAGCAATTAATAAGCCAATTTCAGTACCAGGAACTTATAAACGGCTTGCACAGCATCCGGCTTCGGTCAGCGATATTTTCTCTAGTATGGTTGATGGTACAATTGAATCAGTTGATATTATGATTTTTATCTTAGTTTTAGGTGGTTTGATTGGTGTTGTTAAAGCAAGTGGAGCTTTTGAATCTGGACTAGCAGCATTATCTACCAAGACTAAGGGAAAAGAATTTATTTTGGTATTCCTCGTGACAGTTTTACTAGCACTTGGTGGAACGCTATGTGGGATTGAAGAAGAAGCGGTTGCCTTTTACCCAATTTTAGCCCCAGTTTTTATTGCGATGGGGTATGATTCAATTGTTTGTGTTGGGGCCATTTTCTTGGCAAGTTCACTTGGAACAACCTTTTCAGTCATTAATCCGTTTTCGGTTGTTATTGCGTCAAATGCTGCTGGGACAACTTTTACGCAAGGAATGGCAGGACGGATTTTTGGCTTGGTAATTGCAGTTACTTGTTTATTATTTTATCTGCATTGGTATGCACGCAAAGTACAACAGAACCCACAGTTTTCCTATTCATATGATGATCGGGATAAATTTGATCAAATGTGGGGAATGGCTACTAGCGAAGAAAAAGATCAGCGGTTTACTTTAAAAAAGAAAATTATTTTAATTTTATTTGCTTGTGCTTTCCCAATTATGATTTGGGGAGTAATGGCCAAAGGATGGGCCTTTCCTAACATGGCATCAGCTTTCTTAACAATTGCTATTATTATTATATTTTTAACTTGTTTCGGGCGCCAAGACGGTTTAGGCGAATATAAGACCACAACGGCTTTTTCTGATGGAGCAGCTAGTTTAGTCGGTGTGTCATTAATTATTGGTTTGGCACGGGGAATTAATAAAGTGCTTAATGACGGCTATATTTCTGATACAATTCTCTATGCTTCTTCAAAAATGGTTGCACATATGAACGGATCATTTTTCATTATTGTGATGATGTTGGTATTCTTTGTCTTAGGCTTTATTGTTCCATCATCATCTGGTTTAGCAGTGCTAGCAATGCCAATTTTAGCGCCACTAGCTGATACGGTTCACATTCCACGGTATACAGTTGTTACTGCATATCAATTTGGTCAATATGCAATGTTATTCTTAGCACCGACTGGATTAGTAATGGCAACTTTGCAAATGCTTGATATGCGATATTCCCATTGGCTGCGGTTCGTGTGGCCGGTAGTTGTCTTTGTTTTAATCTTTGGTGGTGGATTGTTGGTAACAGAAGTATTAATTGCAGGATAA
- the hdcC gene encoding histidine-histamine antiporter, whose amino-acid sequence MADNKPQAEKLGLVGLIALCVSAMVGSGVFDLPKNMSMEAGVTAQIISWIITGIGIWFIAEMFVILSDVKPDLTAGLYKYAQVGFGSFTGFFSAWAYFVCECAANAAYAVLVMSTLDYFFPGTFTGGNNWPSVIGASIITWAITALVLRGVEVSSTVQKIATAIMLAVVVVFLVSVLFHFNVHTFTTNMSATHSVPSLSDKPMGSVMHQVMNTMMVTLWLFGGIEGAVVMSGKAKNVKQVAPATVIGFVVCLVMYALVGMLSLGAYSYGQLAKMTSPSTAYILTNVWHNNIGRDVIAIALLVAVFASWISWIQMLAELPQHAAAEDGSFPRAFAKVSKTGEPVFSIIIATIVIEIIILIAHFDESAYQMLLTIVGVMTVPPYLLSSMYLIKISRKEHGDFPTDTKHRRGAGMAIGVLAFLYILFMAYSANIKYTLISFIFYAVGIPLYMWARHQHGKKIFTKGELIFAIVIVLVAIYGIYALIH is encoded by the coding sequence ATGGCCGATAATAAACCCCAAGCTGAAAAGCTAGGACTTGTTGGTTTAATTGCGCTATGTGTTAGTGCAATGGTTGGTTCAGGAGTTTTTGACTTGCCGAAGAATATGTCAATGGAAGCGGGGGTTACCGCTCAGATTATCTCCTGGATCATTACTGGTATTGGGATCTGGTTCATTGCTGAAATGTTTGTTATTTTGAGTGATGTTAAGCCAGATTTAACCGCTGGACTATATAAATATGCGCAGGTTGGATTTGGCTCATTTACCGGATTCTTTAGTGCGTGGGCGTATTTTGTTTGTGAATGTGCAGCTAATGCGGCTTATGCTGTTTTAGTAATGAGTACATTAGATTATTTCTTCCCAGGTACATTTACCGGTGGTAATAACTGGCCATCAGTTATTGGGGCCTCAATTATTACTTGGGCAATTACTGCTCTGGTTCTTCGCGGGGTAGAAGTTTCTAGTACAGTGCAAAAAATTGCTACTGCGATTATGTTAGCAGTTGTAGTAGTCTTTCTTGTTTCCGTACTCTTTCACTTTAACGTTCACACTTTTACCACTAATATGAGCGCTACTCACAGTGTTCCCTCGCTTAGTGATAAACCAATGGGTAGTGTAATGCATCAAGTTATGAACACAATGATGGTAACTTTGTGGCTCTTTGGTGGTATTGAAGGTGCCGTTGTTATGTCTGGTAAGGCAAAAAACGTTAAGCAAGTTGCACCAGCAACTGTTATTGGTTTTGTTGTTTGTTTGGTAATGTACGCACTAGTTGGTATGCTTTCGCTAGGTGCATACTCTTATGGACAATTAGCCAAGATGACCTCACCGTCAACTGCTTACATTTTGACTAATGTTTGGCATAATAATATTGGGCGTGATGTCATCGCAATTGCATTGTTAGTTGCTGTTTTCGCAAGTTGGATTTCTTGGATTCAAATGCTAGCCGAATTGCCACAACATGCGGCTGCGGAAGATGGATCATTCCCTCGGGCTTTTGCTAAGGTATCAAAGACTGGTGAGCCAGTATTTTCAATTATTATCGCCACAATTGTTATCGAAATTATTATTTTGATTGCTCACTTTGATGAGAGTGCATACCAAATGCTCTTAACAATTGTTGGAGTTATGACTGTCCCACCATACTTACTCTCATCGATGTACTTGATTAAAATAAGCCGTAAAGAACATGGGGATTTCCCTACGGATACCAAGCACCGGCGTGGAGCAGGAATGGCAATTGGTGTCTTAGCGTTCCTCTATATTTTATTTATGGCATACTCGGCAAATATTAAATATACATTAATTTCATTTATTTTCTATGCTGTCGGTATTCCGCTATATATGTGGGCACGTCATCAACATGGAAAGAAGATATTTACCAAGGGCGAATTGATTTTTGCAATTGTAATTGTATTAGTTGCAATTTATGGGATTTATGCATTAATTCACTAA